AAGCCCTGAGCGGCGACGTTGTGCGGTAGGGCGTGCTGAAAGCCATTACGGAATCAGCCAGAGGCACGCTTGCCGGCTGCTGGGGCAATGGCGAGGAACGCAACGATATCGATCGACGCCGCGAGCCGATGAGGATGAACTGACGCGGGTGGCCAACTGGTTGGCGATCCCGTGTTGCTCGCCGAATCGGTGAGCGTTGATCCAGCCACCTCTGCCGGGGCGTTCTCCGTTTCTCCCGCCGGCGTTGTCGCTTGGAGGACAGGTGGGGGCGGCCTGCGGCAATTTGTGTGGTTCGACCGCGCGGGACGCAGTGTCGGTTCGCTCGGCCCGCCGGAATCTACCGCGCTGTTCAATCCGGAGATATCTCCAGACGGCAAACACATCGGGATTACGCGCGGCCCGGTGCGTGTCAGCGGCGATATCTGGCTGTTTGACGGTCCGCGCAGCACACGCTTCACTTTTGCACCGGCCGACGACCGCAGCCCCGTCTGGTCGCCGGATGGCAAGCAGGTTGTTTTTATGTCCACCCGTATGGGAACCCCTGATCTCTATTTGAAGCCGGCCGATGCAGCCAGAAATGAAGAGGTCCTGCTGCACTCGCCGGAAGCCAAGCGGCCTAACTCCTGGTCGCCGGATGGGAAATACATCTTGTACGCAACTGAAGATGTGGCGAACGGCGACTTGATGCTCCTGCCACTCACCGGGGACAGAAAACCCTACCCATTCCTGAGGACAGCGGAAGCCAGTGAATCGCAGGGAGCGTTTTCACGGGACGGTAGGTGGGTGGCCTATCAATCAAACGCCACGGGCCGGTCAGAAATATTCGTGCGACCCTTTCCGGGCCCCGGCGGACAGTGGCAAGTATCCACGGACGGAGGCGTCTCGCCACGCTGGCGGGCGGACGGCAAAGAACTATTCTTCATTTCTCGCGACTCCAAGCTGATGGCCGTCGCCATCGAGGCTCACGACGCGACGCTGCAGCCAGGCACGCCGCGGGAATTGTTTCAGACACGCATCATGAGCGCGGGAAGCAGACCACAATACGATGTGGCGCCCGATGGCCGATTCCTGATCAATACCGAGGTGGAAGAAGCCGATGGGCAACCCATCCACCTGCTGCTGAACTGGAATCCGCCAGAAAATTAGCAGGCCCGAAGAAATCAGCAGACACCCCAGCAACATCTTGACTCGCCTGCCATTTATACAGTTTAATTAAGGGTTCCGCTGTGTTGTTCATTTAAGTCTAATTCCATCCGGTGGGGTGCCTGCCCGGTCTGTGTTCAGAAGTGTCAAGTTGCAGCGATGTGGGCAACTCCGATGATTCGATTCGAAGAAGGGGATGAAATGTCTAACGATAAACCGAGCGCGGTGAATCATCGCAATCAACGCGAGTTCATCGATCTTTGCAAGAAAACCGGCGATGCGGTGATCGTCGAGAAACAGGTTGATTGGGACCTGGAACTGGGCGCCATCAGCCGACGCGCGACGGAGATCGACGGCCCCGCCGTGGTCTTCAACAATATTAAGGAGTACCCCGGCCAGAGCATCTTCGTGAACCCCATCTCCACCTGGCGCCGCGCCGCCATCACGCTGGGCCTGCGCGCCGACGCCAAGGTTCCTGAGATTTACGCCGAGTACATTCGCCGCGACGCGAACCCCATTGAGCCGACCCTCGTGAAAGACGGCCCCAGCCGCGAAGTGATTACCCGGGGCGACGACGTGGACGTTACCAAGCTGGTCGCGCCCATGATTCACGACGGCGACGGCGGTCGCTATCTCGGCACATGGTGCATGGCCGTTACCATGGACCCCGACACGGGCTGGGTCAACTGGGGCACCTATCGCTTCATGGTCCACAACAAGCGCTTTCTTTCGGGATGGCCGTTTGCTCCCAGCCACATGGGACACATGCTGCGCACCAAGTATCTGCCGTTTGGCAAGCCCATGCCGGTGGCCATCGTGATCGGCGCGGATGAGTCCAGCCACCTTGCCGCCACTTCCAGCACTCGCAAGGGACGCTCGGAAGCCTCGCTGGCAGGCGGTTTGGCAGGGCGCTCCATTGAACTGCTCCAGGCGCTCGACAGCAAACTGACCTTCCCGGCCTGCGCCGAAGTGGTGCTGGAGGGCGAGATTCTGCCGGATCAGATCGCCATGGAAGGACCCTACGGCGAATACCCCGGGTATCGTTCCGGCGAAATGGGTTCGGGCATTCTGATGAAGGTCAACACCATTTCGCACAAGAAGAATCCCATGCTCTCCATGGACTGCACCGGCTATAAGGATTGCAGCTCGACGGTTACCGCGCTCGGCGGCGGCATCGGCGTGCAGCGCAAACTGGAAGCCGCGGGACTGCCCGTTACCGGCGTGTACATTCCCTCTGAAGGCGCCGTGCATCTGTTCATCGTTGGCGTGAAGGCCGGACAGGGCGGACGCGAGACCACACAGAAGATACTCGATTGCCTCACCGATAACCGCACCTACCCGACCAAGATTCTGGTGGTCGAGGACGATGTGGACATCTTCAATCTGGGCGAGGTTCTGCACGCCTGGTCCACGCGCTGCCACTCCGGCCGCGGCACCATCATCAAGAACGTCGAGAAGGGCGCGCAGCAGTTGACGCCCTGCTACGATCACGAGGAGCGCCTACGCTCCGCCGGCGCGGTCGCCGCGTTCGACATCTCCTGGCCGCAGTCCTGGGATCCGACAGAAATTCCCATCAAGGCTACCTTCAACGCCATGTACCCCGATAGCGTGAAGAAGCAGGTGCTGGACAACTGGAAAGCCTACGGCTTCCAGTCCTAATTGTCCATTAGTCCAAACGGCCACTTTAGTTGTCATTCCGGGCGGCCTGTCCCGATTTATCGGGAAGCGAGGAATCTGCTTTTCAGGTTTTCGAGAAGCGAAGCAACAGCAGATTCCTCACCTCGCTCAAGCGGGGTTCGGAATGACAACGCAAACAAGATCAGATTCGATACCAGATTATTAAGGAGAAGAATTCATGGAATACATGGCGCATGTGAAACACCTGAAGACGCTCGAAGAGGGCAAGAAGATCGTGCTGACGCTGCGTGATCTTTCCCCGGGCGTACACACCAAATATCTGGCGCGCGTGGCGCGCGTGGAAGTCTCGCGCAAGCCCGAGGCCCTGGCCGGCTGGGACAAGCTGTGGGCCTTCTCCGTGGTGGGCTTCAAGGACCCTCTGCCCTGGGGCGTAAAAGTCCTCGAAGAGCTGGGCCTCACCGTCCCCGGCAAACCCTACGACGATATCTACCCCGCGCTGGCCAAGCTGTAGGCACATCTCGGCGTTACTGCCTGTCATTTGCTCTTGAGCATAGTTACGAAAGCGGTCGGCGCAAGCTGACTGCTTTTTTTTGCAACCAGAGAGAGTCTGGCGTCGCGCTCGAACGGAATGGTCCTACAAGGCGCTAAGCAAGTCCGGCAGGAACACTTCAGCTTGCCGGAGAATGCTTTGCAGCGTGCCGACCGCCACGACGTGGTGCATCGGCACGGTGACGCCGAGCCGCTGCAAAGCCTTGACGATATCCGCGCCGGAAAGATCACGAGGAATTTTCATGCGGGGAGCAATAGGGGATCGCTGATGAAGTGCAAGCGAATACGATGCGGAGCCGATTCGCCCTCGAAGTGACAAGCAACTGCGTCGGTAACCTGCTCTTGAAGCTCCCACAAATCCTCACCTTGCGTGGAAATGCCGCCACCTTCGGGAGCATCCCAGGACGCTACTAGCCAACCTGAATCCTCATCGCGCTCGGCCTGAAAAGTAATCTCGCTCATTTGATACCAAAATCAGCCTCACGGCTGGAGTAATCAACTGCTCTGATGTTTTACGTCCAGCGGAAAACTACCGGCGCTGCATCTCCGCTTGAAATCTCCGCGCCAACGCTTGATCATAGATGGCGACATGGGAAGCATCCAACACAAAATCGCGTATCGCCAGGATGGCCGGACACCCGGACCGACTAACCTGATTCGCCGCGTCGCGCTGGAGGCGGGCCAGTTGCTGACGCGCGCGGGGGCATACTGCCTGCGCTACGGGTTATCCACGCCCGAGAGTGCAACGCTTGACACCAAGGCGAAAGACTCCAAGGCGGAACTGACCTATGAAGACCGCGTGGCCAGCGAGATCGCACGCTTCAATACGGAATTAAATGTTCATGATTTGCCGGAGATTTTCCATTACTGGTCCAACCGTTTTCTGCGCCCCATGCTGGAGCAGGTGATGGAAGTAAGCAATCCGGATGAGTTTTACATCAAATACATCGCCAAGGTTTCACTCGACCATCCCGCCCAGACCCTTCGCGTGGCCAGCCTGGGCGCGGGCAATGGCGACACCGAAGCGCGCATCGTAAAAGCGTTGCTCGACCGCGGCATCAGCAATTTCAGCCTCGACTGTCTCGACCTCAACGCCATCATGCTGGGCCGCGGCGAAGAGGCGGCGCGCCAGATTGGCCTGAGCGCGCACATGCGCTTCCAGGAAGTGGACCTGTCCAAGTGGCATCCCGCGCAACCCTACGCGGTGGTAATGGCCAATCACGTCCTGCACCACATTGTTCCGCTGGAAGCCGTGTTCGACAATGTATATAAGGCCATCGGCAAGAGCGGCTACTTCCTCACCTGCGACATGATCGGCCGCAACGGGCACATGCGCTGGCCCGAGGCGCTGGCCGTGGTCCATGATCTGTGGCGGGCCATGCCGGATCGCTACAAGTACAATCATCAACTCTCGCGCTACGAAGAAATGTACGAAAACTGGGATTGCTCACAGGTGGGGTTCGAAGGCATTCGCGCGCAGGACATCCTGCCGTTGCTGGTGAAGAAATTCCACTTCGAGAGTTTCGTCGGTTTCGGCAATCTGCCGGATATCTTTGTGGAACGCGGCTTCGGCCATAACTTCGATCCCGCCAACGCGGAGGACATCGCCTTCATTGACCGCGTCGCAAACCTAAACGACCAGATGATCGACGCCGGAACCATCAAGCCCACCCAGATGATCGCCGTGATGCGAGCCACTCCCGGCCCCGCCCCGCATTGCTATAAACACTGGACGCCGGAGTTCTGCGTTCGCCCGCCCTCATAACGCCCGTTACCGTTCCCAACTACCGTTCCCGGTAGTGGGTCAGTTTGAAGTTCATGAAACGTCAGGGCACGACTTTAGTCGTGCCGAATAGCCAGCCCCAACTTCAGGGGTTTTAACCCCTGGGGTTCTCAACCCCGGCGGGCTTATTCTCTTCGTTCGCACATCGCACCTCAGCGGTTGAAACCGATGTGGCAATCGCGTCGGTCCGGCACAACTGAAGTCGTGCCCTGACGTCAAACTGACCCGTTTCCCCGTTCCCAAATGGATCGCCAACCAAGGCAATTTCACATATACTAGATAGTTTGAATAGGACGTTTATTGCTATCAATAGCTGGAGGTAACCCGCTTTGTCTCAGGAAAAACCGCAGGGAGCAGGACCGAAGTTCAATCTGGACGCCATGTTCAAGCCGCGCTCCATCGCGCTGGTCGGCGCGTCCACTGATCCCACCAAGCTCAGCGGGCGTCCCCTGCGCTTCCTGAAAGAGTACGGCTATCAGGGAAAAATCTATCCGATCAACCCCAATCAGACGGAGGTCCAGGGGCTGAAGAGTTATCCTTCGATTGCCTCCGTCCCGGACGAGATTGATCTGGCCGTGGTGGGTCTGCCTGCTGAAATCGTGCCGGCGATGATCCGCGAGTGCGCGGCCAAGGGCGTGAAGGCGGTAACGGTGTTCAGCGCGGGCTTCGCCGAGATGGGCGAAAAAGGCGTGAAGATGCAGGCCGAGTTGCGACAGGCGGCGCTGGATGGCCATATCGCGCTGGGCGGACCGAACTGCGCCGGCCTGATCGGAGTGCGCGAGAAGGTGATCGGCACCTTCAACTCAGCGATGGATCGCGGCAGAATTTCATCGGGCCCAGTAAGTTTCGTGGCGCAATCCGGCGCGCTGGGCACCTACATGTTCGCCGCGGCGCAGGATGCCGGCGTGGGTTTTGATTACTGGGTCTCGACAGGCAACGAAGCCGTCATCGCCTTCAGCGACTTCGTTTCCTACTTCGTCCGACAGGACACCACGCGCACCATCATCGCTTACATGGAGGACGCCCGCGACGGCGCGGGATTCCAGCGCAGCGCGCTCGAGGCGATGGAGGCCGGCAAGCCGCTGATCATTCTGAAAGTCGGCGAGTCCGAAGCCGGCTCGCAGGCCGTGGCCTCGCACACCGGCGCGCTGGCGGGCTCGGACAAAGTCTATAGCGCGGTCTTCCGCCAAACCGGCGTGATTCGCGCGCATGACGTCGAGGACCTGTTCGATCTCGCCAACATCTGCGCCTCGCCGAAGTATCCCAGGGGAAATCGCACCGCGCTGATCACCATCTCGGGCGGCGCGGCCAGCCTGATGTGCGACCGCTGCGAGGAAGTCGGCCTGAAAGTAACCGAGCTGACGCAGGAGACCATGTCCGCGCTGCGCGCTCCCGGAGTGCTGCCCGGGTTCGCCACGGTGAAGAATCCCGTGGACGTAACGGCCGAACTGGTTGCCAAACCGGCGCTGCTTAAGAAACCCCTGGAGATCACCCTGGCCGATCCCAACGTGGATTGCCTGGTGATCTTCCTGGGCATGCAGTTGCACAACGGCGAAGAGCTGGCGCGCACCATTGTCGAGGCCGCCGCCGGCACGGACAAGATTGTCATCGTCAACTGGATCGCGGCGCCGGAAGTCTCCGTGAAGATTCTGCGCGAAAATAACATTCCGGTGTTTTCCGACCCGGGGCGCGGCGTGCGCTCGCTCGGCGCGCTGGTGAACTACGTTGAGCGGCGCAAGCGCTACCTGGCCCGCAAGTCGTCCCCCAAGTCCATCGCTCCTACACCAGCAAAGAAACTCGCCGCCGCGCGCGCAATCATCGCGCAGGCTCGGGCCAATGGCGCAACGGCTCTTACCGAGAGCGCGGGCAAAGAGTTGCTGGCGCTCTACGGCATCCCCTCCCCCGCGCGGCAGATCGCAACCAGCGCGAAGGAGGCAGCTAAAATTGCGAAGAAGATGGGCTTCCCCGTGGTGATGAAAATCGTCTCCGCCGACATCCTGCACAAGACGGAAGCCGGCGGGGTGAAGCTCGGCGTGAAGGACTCGAAAGAGGCCGAGGCTGCGTTCGCTGACATCATGAAAAAGGCGAAGGCCTACAATAAGAAGGCCCGGCTCGACGGCGTGCTCATCGAAGAGATGATCACCGATGCCGTGCAGGTGATGGTTGGCTTCAAGCAGGACAAGC
The nucleotide sequence above comes from Acidobacteriota bacterium. Encoded proteins:
- a CDS encoding CoA-binding protein — encoded protein: MSQEKPQGAGPKFNLDAMFKPRSIALVGASTDPTKLSGRPLRFLKEYGYQGKIYPINPNQTEVQGLKSYPSIASVPDEIDLAVVGLPAEIVPAMIRECAAKGVKAVTVFSAGFAEMGEKGVKMQAELRQAALDGHIALGGPNCAGLIGVREKVIGTFNSAMDRGRISSGPVSFVAQSGALGTYMFAAAQDAGVGFDYWVSTGNEAVIAFSDFVSYFVRQDTTRTIIAYMEDARDGAGFQRSALEAMEAGKPLIILKVGESEAGSQAVASHTGALAGSDKVYSAVFRQTGVIRAHDVEDLFDLANICASPKYPRGNRTALITISGGAASLMCDRCEEVGLKVTELTQETMSALRAPGVLPGFATVKNPVDVTAELVAKPALLKKPLEITLADPNVDCLVIFLGMQLHNGEELARTIVEAAAGTDKIVIVNWIAAPEVSVKILRENNIPVFSDPGRGVRSLGALVNYVERRKRYLARKSSPKSIAPTPAKKLAAARAIIAQARANGATALTESAGKELLALYGIPSPARQIATSAKEAAKIAKKMGFPVVMKIVSADILHKTEAGGVKLGVKDSKEAEAAFADIMKKAKAYNKKARLDGVLIEEMITDAVQVMVGFKQDKLFGPAVMTGLGGIMVELISDFSLRVAPFDMDEAIEMIKNTKAYPLLTGFRGDKQRDVASLAKVIVAVGKVAQDFRNEIAELDVNPVMVLPKGKGVRAVDAALVLK
- a CDS encoding class I SAM-dependent methyltransferase, encoding MGSIQHKIAYRQDGRTPGPTNLIRRVALEAGQLLTRAGAYCLRYGLSTPESATLDTKAKDSKAELTYEDRVASEIARFNTELNVHDLPEIFHYWSNRFLRPMLEQVMEVSNPDEFYIKYIAKVSLDHPAQTLRVASLGAGNGDTEARIVKALLDRGISNFSLDCLDLNAIMLGRGEEAARQIGLSAHMRFQEVDLSKWHPAQPYAVVMANHVLHHIVPLEAVFDNVYKAIGKSGYFLTCDMIGRNGHMRWPEALAVVHDLWRAMPDRYKYNHQLSRYEEMYENWDCSQVGFEGIRAQDILPLLVKKFHFESFVGFGNLPDIFVERGFGHNFDPANAEDIAFIDRVANLNDQMIDAGTIKPTQMIAVMRATPGPAPHCYKHWTPEFCVRPPS
- a CDS encoding type II toxin-antitoxin system HicA family toxin, coding for MKIPRDLSGADIVKALQRLGVTVPMHHVVAVGTLQSILRQAEVFLPDLLSAL
- a CDS encoding 2-oxoisovalerate dehydrogenase, whose protein sequence is MSEITFQAERDEDSGWLVASWDAPEGGGISTQGEDLWELQEQVTDAVACHFEGESAPHRIRLHFISDPLLLPA